The following nucleotide sequence is from Drosophila takahashii strain IR98-3 E-12201 chromosome 3L, DtakHiC1v2, whole genome shotgun sequence.
GCGAATCGCTGAGCGTCCATCTCAGCCTGGACCACCAGATGGAGGACAGTGAGGCAATGGCTCTGGCGAGTGGAAAGCACACCAAAAAGCAGACTCAGATGCCAAATCGACCCAAGAGCAGGATTTTCATCAAGAGCGTGGACTGTTTAAGGGAACCTCTTCCAGATTTCCCGCCTTTGATGCCCGATAGCTGTGGATCCACGGGCAACATCCTGGATCTCCTCGAATGTGGAGTAGCGGTGGGTGCATCGCCCAGTGAACAAACTATGCCTCCAGCTCCTGCTGCTAATAATGTATCCACCGCCCCTCCGCCACCGCCAAAACCCAGCCAGAAGATTTCCATCAAGAGCGTCGATGTGCTGAGGGAGCCAGCTCTCCTGCCCTTTGACTTTCAGCTGCCCAATCATCCGCTAATCACGGATAACAGTTTACTAGATGTGCCTGCTCCCGTCGTGGAACCGGAGAAACCGCGCCAGCCGAAGATTTACATACGCAATGTGGACATCCTCAAGGAACCGATGGTTCTGCCTGGTTTGGGTTTCAATGGCAACCTCCCCGCGGTTGTGGATCACGGACAAATTGGACTAGCtgtgggaggaggaggaggatcagtAGGAGGAGATGGTGACGTTTACCAGACCGAGGCGCTGCTTACTCCTCCCTGTCCGCTGCCTGGATTCGAGCCCAGCCTGGCTCCTCTGGCTCAGATGTGCAGCGAAGCCTTTCCCTTCGATTCCGTGCTaaatggaggaggagcaggaggtggAGCTGTAGTCTCCAGCCTGGAAAACACACGCTTCAGTGccttggatttggatttcggGGTGGATTTCGAGGCCACTCCGCCTCCGCCACTCCTTCCTCCTCTCAATGATCACTCCCTAAACACAATGGCAGCTCAGCCTGTCCAGCTGGAGCACTATCTTCCACCCCCTGCTGCTCCCACCACCAAGCAGAAGATCTTCATCAAAAACGTAGATATCTTAAAGGCCCCTCAGCGAGGCACTTTGCATCTGCGAACCGTGGACGAACTAAACCTGATGAATCGCACCGAAGTGGAGCACTTGATTGTGCCCAATCTGGAACCGATGGCCATGACCATGATGGAACTTCCGCCTGTAGAGCAGGCGCCATTAGAGCTGGATTCCCAGCAAACTCTGAGCGAGTTTCAACCTTCGATCAATGGTAGTTGGCCTAGCGAGGATGGTTATGACCTCGCCGAGGATCTGGAGTGCTGGCCATGGATGGATGAGGCTGTGCCGGAAGCGGGAATCGGACTGGAAGCTCCGCCACTCGAGGGTTTGGCCAACGCTGCCGAGGATCTGCTGGTTGCGCAGTCGTTTTCCTCGACTACAGAGGAGGTTCAAGAAGAAGCAGTTCCACCTTTAGTGCCTGTAACTTCCTCTGGCGGCACAACAACATCCCTGACTCAAAGTAGCTTGCCTGTTCCGCCGCTGGTTCCCTTGGCAGCCGAGGCAACTCCTGCTCCTACTGCCTCGGAAAAACCTGCCCGGATTTATGTAGCCAATAATCTCCTACCCACTGCTGTGGTGGATCCACCTCTCTTAGGAGGTGGAACCTCCGTTCGCGGGCGTCCCTATGGAGCGAAACACTCCGGCGGAACGGCAACGAGCAAGAGAAAGCCACCACAAGGACCCAATCAAGTGCCAGAGGGCGGCAAGTGTCTCGTGGAGGGCTGCATGTTCCGCTTCAAGTCGCCGGCCACTTTGGAGTACCACGGCAGGTGCCACAATGGAGCACTCAGCTCCAGCCAACCCATGGTTTGTCCCGAGTGCAAGTCCAGCAACTTTAGCAACTGGAACTGCCTGCACACGCACCTCTGGCGCACCCACCAAATCGACATGGAGCTGTACTCCTGCCAGCTGTGCAGCTTCAAGACGCCCATCTACTCGAGGTTGGTCAACACGCATGCCAAGATTCACTCGGAGGAGCGCAACTACAAGTGCGAGCAGTGCGGCAAGGGATTCAAGAACACCAAGCAGCTGAAGAACCACAGGCGACTGCATCGCACGCAGGGATTGGGAATGGGAAAGCCGCCTAGTGAACCGGAAGTTAATCCAATGCATCGCTGCGAGGATTGCGGGGCGGCCTTCAAGCAGAAGAAAACGCTGAGGGAGCATCTGTGCAAGGAGCGCAACGAGCAGCTCGAGTGTCCCGAGTGCCAGCGCGTCTTTGGCTCCAAGAGCAGCCTGCGTCTCCACCTGCGGAGCCACCAGGAGCAGAAGCGCTTCCGCTGCGACACCTGCGACCACGAGGCCAGCGATCACAACGCCTTTCGGCGGCACTTGGCGACGCACAAGGAGCGGAAGCGGTACTCCTGTCCGCACTGCGACTTTCGGGCCATCCAGAGCAACGCTTTTCGGGTTGGAAAAATACCTTATTATATGTTAAAATTTatcattaatatattttcgatATAGATACACCTGGAGAAGCGCCATCCCGAGCAGGAGCTGTCCGCCATCATCTACAAGTGCGACCAGTGCAGCTTCACCAGCATCAATCAAGGTCTGCTGCAGGTTCACCAGGCCAAGCACGAAACCCCATCGCCAGCGAATCAAGCGAATCAATCACAGATCAAGGTGGAGAGCAGTCTGGTGCTCGCCCATTCCAGTACAAACGTGGCCAAGGAGGTGATCCTGGGGCAGGCTTCCTAGGATCGCAATGATCCTTTTGTACATATATTCTAGGAATAAGATTGTGCGAGAACAAAGTGCCGCGTAGTTTGTAACGTTTTTATACCAAAATTGTACCAATGTTGTTAGTGTTTAGGATGCAGATGAGTTCACTTCAAAGAaggaaatttaattgtgtggTAAAATCGCCTTTAAAATCAGGTCCTTTCTACTTTGAAGTGAAGCTCTGGACTTCGGACTCCACCGAAGCTATTTTCTTTGACTTTGTTTGTCCCTTTTCTTTGTAAATGTTTACCCTAGAATCCTAAGAATTTGTTCTTGTACATACGTATGTGTATATAAAGGTTAATTGGGAAAGGctttattaaatagaaaacTTCAGTTTCATTCCCCTAGTGTATATAGCCAGCTCCGAACAGAAATACATTTACAAATCTCAAACAAAATCCTCTTTGAAACTATGGAATATTTGAGAAATGATAATGCAAATGAGCGAAGGACATGATTTCGGGAAATTACAATATAACGAGATTTAGGATTacaaaaacagtattttttatttaattctaagatagatttttttaaatggtcaATTCAAAATTTGTCTAGAATTGAATGTTCTCATATGTTCTCGTCTTAATCCGATATCTggttatataatattttaaatatctgctAGATCgtcgtaatattttttttacaaataatattgtaatagtTAAATTCATTCACTAGTTCGCCACGGCCTGCGAACGCTGGAGACGGTCGTGGTGATGTCCTCGGTCATCAGATGGTAGATGACGCTCCAGTGGAGCATCTGTTCCAGGGCCAAGCTGAAAATGGCACAGTAGGCGATCAAAGCGAAGATCAAGATTTTCGGGTTGTCACCACTCGACACGTGGAAGATCGCCGTCAGCTGGAGGTTCATATTGCTCCAGAACTTGATGCAGCACACCAGGATCCAGGGCAGCATTGCCAGGAAGAACTTCTTGGGATGCTTCGTTAGCCAGTGCGACGGGATCATCATGTAGGGTAACATCGCCAAGGCGGTGAGCCCCAGGGACACGAAAGCGGTGAACACGACGTCCGGGTAGAAGAAACTTGCTGTGGGCAATTTATTGTCCCACAGGTGCGTCTGTAGAGTAACTAATGGAGCCACCATAATCGTCGTAAGAAGGGCAGTTGCGTAAATCAATTGGTACACGTTATCGCGACCCATTTGGTAAAGGTTTTTCCacttaattttggaaaaaaatataataattgtgTACAAATTAAAGACCGAATTTAACGGAATTTAGTAGTTATTCGATTTGGTATGAAGTTGTTTTTAAGATGAATTTATAGACTACTTTGATATAAAGTAGAAAACGTCTgggtaatttaaatattaatggaaAAGGGAAATAGAAAGTCAAATGTTAtaacaaattatattaaaattctcTATTTCATTTTGTAGATTTTTGCGTTCCTCAGATTTTTTGGGAACCCATTTTCTACCATTCCTATTAACTCAACAACATCCCCGAAAAATCCCAATTAAAACCACTTTGAACTatcatattcaatattttaagcCTTTAATGGGAGAAACTTTCTTTGCgtttatacaaaatttaattacactttttgttttttgttgccttttttattttttatttgtaactagattttattagatttttttattaaatatacaatAGGGAGGAAACGGAAGTAGACGAACGTTAGAGGAGCTCTTAGAGGTAATAATCGAGTCGAATTGCTGGGGATCGAATCGAAATGAATATCCTAGAGCGAGTGTCGTTTAAAGGTAATCCTAAGTCTACAGGAGGAAGCATTTGATATgttgtaaaaatgtttaaatatatcAATATATTAATGTATACATATCATATTGAGCTTATCTTATGTATATGCGTGTTATGTGTGGTAAAATtacaattgatttaaataattaataacaatTGGTTGGGAAATGGGTTTAGATCAAGCCGTAATTCCGTTTTTTTGATTCGCTCTCCTTATAGCGGTTGTTCGGTTTCCTATTCCTTGGCACTCTATGCAAGTCTTACTATGTATCATTAACATTAATTACGATTAGCCTTACTAGTTGTTAGTTTTTcatagttttgtttttttaaatcaattgcgTCTTGAGTATTTTTGCCTATAATTTCATTGGGTCTCAGTGTGTTCGAGTGTGTGGGTTTCATAATTTACAGACTTAAGAATTATTTAACAACATTGAATGTTTCTTTAACGCTTTTAGTTTGGCCTAACTCTAGTCTAACTCTTAAGGATTGCGTTCGGGGAGGGCTTTTTCAAGGATCTGAAGGATTCTTAATACAAGTGAAATTATGAAGATTAATTTAACCGATTTCTCAATGTCAGGTTAAGGTTGTAGTTAAATATCGGCTAGAGAAAGTTAACAAATTCGTTTTCTCAATGTGATGTTATGTTACGAGCGCCATATTTAACTAGAACTTAACCGGACATTGAGAAACCGGCTCTTAGACCCCCTTTAGCACCTCCCCTCTATCCCGGATTCCCCTTCCTGGCGCTGAAGAACATCCTGGCTACCTTGCCCAGCGCCCCCACGAAGTCCCATCGCTCCCCAGCCGCCGCCTGGTTGCCCCCGGATCCCGCAGCTGCATCCTGGTGATGGTAGTGGTGGTATTGATCCTGATGACAGGACTGCGGAACCTGATCGTCTGTCACCTAGGAGGGCGTGGAGTACCAGCCGCTGGCCGGGCTGCCCTTGTGGTACAGATGAAAGCTCGAGTGCGGAGCAAAGTACTGCGGCTGGTCGAGATTGCTGTAGGTCACCCCACCCTCGGTGGTTGTGCTGCCCGAGGGATGCATGGTGGCCGTGTAGGAGGCCTGCGGTTTCAGCGGCAGCGTGGCGGGCACAACGTCTCCCGAGGATGTGCTCACATACTGACCACGCAGGGGATCGGGTGCGTAGTCGGCATAGCCACCGTTGGAGGTCAGGACAGGAGCAGCCTTGCCCGGCTGATTGGAATCCCGGGGGGAGACCGAACTGGGCGGGGTCATGGCGTTGTGGTAATCGATGGATGAGTGATAGCCACCGTAGGTGGACACGAGATTGGTGAAGGCATCGGCGGAGGTCTTCTGGCCACCGGGATGAACTCCgacgcctcctcctccgccggcggAGGCCGAGTGCAGCTGCAGGTATTGATTCTCGTAGGAGGACTCACTGCCCGGCGGCGTGGGCAGCGGACCCGTCTGCTGGTGGTCGCCGTAGAAGACTCCTCCCGTGGGCGTTTGCCTGGCCGTCGCCCGGATGACGCTCTCCCGGTTGGCGTACAGCTGCCGGAGCAGAGCGGTGGCCGGCATGGGCGCCGGCGGAGGCTGTTGGTAGGGTCCTCCTATCCACTGGATGGTGCTGCTCTTCTCGTTGGgatccagctgctgctgctgctgcttcatcAGGGAGTCGGCACTGAAGTCGGTGTTCGGAGGAGCCACCACTGCCGCCGGCGAGGGCAAATGCTTGGACATGGCCTGCTCCAGATCCTTGACCGCCGAATCcgccggctgctgctgctgttcgtcCACAATCGAGGGCAAGCGACTGCGGGGCTGCGACTGATCCCGCTGCTCCATGGCTGGTAGTTTGGGAAGAGGCTGCTCGGGAATCACCTGCTGCTGATCCTGATCCTCGGCCTGCTGGGCAGCCTTTGTTTTCCTCTTCCTCTTGGTGGATGCAGCTCCACTCGAAGAGGAATTACTGATGCCTGGCGTGGCTGCTGGCACTGGAGTGGCCACTGTGGTGGGCAGCACCCCGCCCGAATCACCACCGATATCCACGCCCAGCGGCGTCGGACTGTCCTTGATCATGGTGAGGCTATTCAGGCTGCTGCCGTGCGAGGCGGCTGCACTGCGCCCGCGGCCGCGATGCGAATGATTCTCGGGATCGGTGGTTTTCGGTGAGTTGAGCTTCATGTCCCCGGCACTCAGATTGCCCTCGTTGCCATTGCCATCTCCTCCAGGCGACCCACTGCTCTTGTCGTTGCCCAGACCCTCCTCGTGCTTTATGCTATCTGGACTGGGCTCCAGTTGGCAGCAGTCCAGGATCATGTTCTCGTTC
It contains:
- the LOC108067019 gene encoding uncharacterized protein; translated protein: MSDAAYPGFYGNGNGNQLHLLPLPLSHPPHPHQDLSLSTPVHSLEQDSNFGGFFDDELVIGNGNGGGAAGGNGTSTAVWLPDGAARSPEAPDIPFVQIHTTDLQQQPERSYRNAFRRRTAEIKSEAELIKSELAEAAAKERLNATPTPPTRNSSCASVEGKALVHQDNQSPPSPLILRCPNCPFLSLCQVRLQQHLQLGNCYMEQQRRQCPGCTNIFYSSESLSVHLSLDHQMEDSEAMALASGKHTKKQTQMPNRPKSRIFIKSVDCLREPLPDFPPLMPDSCGSTGNILDLLECGVAVGASPSEQTMPPAPAANNVSTAPPPPPKPSQKISIKSVDVLREPALLPFDFQLPNHPLITDNSLLDVPAPVVEPEKPRQPKIYIRNVDILKEPMVLPGLGFNGNLPAVVDHGQIGLAVGGGGGSVGGDGDVYQTEALLTPPCPLPGFEPSLAPLAQMCSEAFPFDSVLNGGGAGGGAVVSSLENTRFSALDLDFGVDFEATPPPPLLPPLNDHSLNTMAAQPVQLEHYLPPPAAPTTKQKIFIKNVDILKAPQRGTLHLRTVDELNLMNRTEVEHLIVPNLEPMAMTMMELPPVEQAPLELDSQQTLSEFQPSINGSWPSEDGYDLAEDLECWPWMDEAVPEAGIGLEAPPLEGLANAAEDLLVAQSFSSTTEEVQEEAVPPLVPVTSSGGTTTSLTQSSLPVPPLVPLAAEATPAPTASEKPARIYVANNLLPTAVVDPPLLGGGTSVRGRPYGAKHSGGTATSKRKPPQGPNQVPEGGKCLVEGCMFRFKSPATLEYHGRCHNGALSSSQPMVCPECKSSNFSNWNCLHTHLWRTHQIDMELYSCQLCSFKTPIYSRLVNTHAKIHSEERNYKCEQCGKGFKNTKQLKNHRRLHRTQGLGMGKPPSEPEVNPMHRCEDCGAAFKQKKTLREHLCKERNEQLECPECQRVFGSKSSLRLHLRSHQEQKRFRCDTCDHEASDHNAFRRHLATHKERKRYSCPHCDFRAIQSNAFRIHLEKRHPEQELSAIIYKCDQCSFTSINQGLLQVHQAKHETPSPANQANQSQIKVESSLVLAHSSTNVAKEVILGQAS
- the LOC108066986 gene encoding uncharacterized protein, translating into MGRDNVYQLIYATALLTTIMVAPLVTLQTHLWDNKLPTASFFYPDVVFTAFVSLGLTALAMLPYMMIPSHWLTKHPKKFFLAMLPWILVCCIKFWSNMNLQLTAIFHVSSAWPWNRCSTGASSTI